A DNA window from Trichosurus vulpecula isolate mTriVul1 chromosome 2, mTriVul1.pri, whole genome shotgun sequence contains the following coding sequences:
- the LOC118839367 gene encoding uncharacterized protein LOC118839367, which translates to MGPYHRRTSWRSCILQCFAVLACCMLIKTWTPGTQVHDRLQGPVVLPISYMSWDYDYNETSMQDGFKCPPISWCNYMNWSYPGNVEVWAAPSPIFQLMKTNLTTVNVTVIPAPGANISCAITNLPFSTHLSFNQQWPSLDATNWTNVYFEAMTFTIYMPEMNNKYLYCHNATPILDRRNKKWYNKLIWTRPAAPESPGIVRVPKSCINASISQHKIVFHYNVTFPPLANCVRRKRAWYDTLLGGAGTGLGIVNSVDLEALASRLRSAGQDVSQALTVNAQWLPTTILPHQNTLQYQNQFLQVFNDSTLVNLDLMENISMLFDWTKCSLQNLYALIQKENAQRLLQEGNTQIWNNILDLSKVWRKPKPENIECTPYWCTGTIVLYRVKTWTVMCQFHVIPFVLYKYFALPHIYGNYIDWYNVTHTLSDCIVTDGGMVCGMMTRQMEPCLLSHSSNLCDLTLFPVNNFSMIYEVSTQHICIASNNYTDLLSAGITTIPFSGCLSNVSFLRWRGSNFYFSPDTDIVTNFAWVPQSLPLPHVSLSLYPLINILNQSAEIKKLLESNQRALNEHRIRTLITAGRLVEASHLVTSDTNHHWYDFLFKSSTATMYFSSLAIPILILALFFLCLCICNCYMYTQIRNVYTHVTPLPFTYYSHDLKAK; encoded by the exons ATGGGTCCATATCACCGCAGGACATCTTGGCGCTCTTGCATCTTACAG TGTTTTGCAGTGCTCGCCTGCTGTATGTTGATCAAAACATGGACTCCGGGCACCCAAGTACACGATCGCCTTCAAGGGCCAGTGGTCTTGCCGATATCCTATATGTCCTGGGATTATGACTATAATGAGACATCAATGCAGGATGGCTTTAAATGTCCCCCCATATCTTGGTGCAATTATATGAATTGGTCCTACCCAGGAAACGTAGAAGTCTGGGCAGCTCCTAGCCCCATATTCCAGCTGATGAAGACCAATTTGACTACTGTCAATGTAACTGTCATTCCAGCACCAGGAGCAAATATCTCCTGCGCCATCACGAACTTGCCATTTAGTACTCACCTCTCTTTTAATCAACAATGGCCATCATTAGATGCGACCAACTGGACTAATGTGTACTTTGAAGCCATGACCTTTACTATTTACATGCCAGAGATGAACAACAAGTACCTATATTGTCATAATGCTACCCCGATATTGGATCGGCGGAATAAGAAATGGTATAATAAATTAATATGGACCAGACCAGCTGCTCCAGAATCCCCTGGAATAGTTCGTGTCCCCAAATCATGTATTAATGCTTCTATCTCACAACACAAAATAGTGTTTCACTATAATGTGACTTTTCCCCCTTTAGCAAATTGTGTTAGAAGAAAGAGGGCCTGGTACGATACCTTGCTTGGTGGTGCGGGAACTGGTTTGGGTATAGTAAATTCTGTAGATCTTGAGGCCTTGGCCAGCAGACTGCGCAGTGCTGGACAAGATGTTTCTCAAGCCTTGACTGTAAATGCACAATGGTTACCCACAACGATCCTGCCACACCAAAATACACTACAGTACCAAAACCAATTTTTGCAAGTCTTCAATGATAGTACCCTTGTTAATTTAGACCTTATGGAAAACATTAGTATGTTATTTGATTGGACTAAGTGTTCCTTACAAAACCTATATGCCCTCATACAAAAGGAAAATGCCCAAAGATTACTACAGGAAGGTAACACTCAAATATGGAACAATATACTTGACTTGTCAAAAGTATGGAGAAAGCCAAAACCTGAAAATATCGAATGCACCCCATATTGGTGCACTGGGACCATTGTACTCTACCGAGTTAAAACCTGGACTGTCATGTGTCAATTTCATGTAATACCTTTTGTCTTATACAAATACTTTGCTTTACCTCATATCTATGGAAACTATATAGATTGGTATAATGTAACTCATACTTTATCTGATTGTATTGTAACTGATGGAGGGATGGTTTGTGGGATGATGACTCGGCAGATGGAACCCTGCCTTCTCTCACATTCATCCAATCTGTGTGATCTGACACTATTTCCAGTGAATAACTTTTCTATGATATATGAAGTATCTACCCAACATATTTGTATAGCCTCTAATAATTACACTGATCTTCTATCTGCAGGTATTACTACTATTCCATTTTCTGGTTGTCTGTCTAATGTGTCCTTCCTACGTTGGCGAGGAAGTAATTTCTATTTTTCACCGGACACTGATATAGTTACAAACTTTGCTTGGGTACCCCAATCTCTGCCTCTACCCCATGTGTCTCTATCCTTATATCCCCTTATAAATATCTTGAATCAGTCAGCTGAAATCAAAAAGTTATTAGAGTCCAACCAACGCGCGTTAAATGAACATCGAATACGGACTCTTATAACCGCTGGAAGACTAGTCGAAGCTTCACATTTagtgacctcagatactaatcATCATTggtatgattttctttttaaatcttctaCTGCTACTATGTATTTTAGCTCCTTGGCTATTCCCATA